AAATGGTGTTGGCCAAATCCATCCCCAAGGTCACCGCGATTCCATGCGGAACTGCATATTCAGTGGCGCTCTCAATGGCATGTCCAAAAGTGTGTCCATAATTCATGACCAAACGCTCATGACGATCAAATTCATCAATCTCAATTACCCTCTTTTTGATTTCGAGCGAGCGGCGAAGCGTTTTCATGAGAATATTTCGATCGGTGAGCAAATAATCTGATTGTTCGGAAATTTTTCGAGCATCGTCCCAACTTGAGATGATGTGGACTTTGATCATTTCCCCAATGCCGGACCGAATTTCTCGTTCATTTAATGTATCGAGCGCACAAGCTGGCACCACCACTTCGGAAGGAGGGGTGAAAGTACCCACCTGGTTTTTATAAGCCCCAATGTTGATGGAGGACTTGGACCCAATACAGCTATCCGCTTGGGCCAAAAGAGTGGTGGGATAAAAGGTCCAGGCCACGCCTCTTAAAAGACAAGAAGCGATAAAAGCCCCGATGTCTTGAACAATTCCGCCTCCCACAACGATGAGGCGATGGTCCCGATGGATTCCTTTATCCAAAAGGTGGGTGATGTAGGCGGGAATCTTCTCCAAGGATTTGTTTTGTTCAAGGGCCTCTATAATAAGGACAGAAGGCCCCGCGAGCGCTTTGCCCAAAGGTTCTTGAAACAATTTGGCAACACGCTCATCAATGATCAGATGATCCCTGCCAGACAAGCCGTTTTCCAATCCAGTAAAACCGGAGGAAAACCGAACCGTATAAGGTCCGCGGTGGGACTGGATGGTTAAATTCTCAAGCACTCGTGAAGCCTCCATCGGCAACAATCATCTGACCTGTTATATAGGAATTATCGTTGCTTACCAAAAAGCCTGCCACTTTGGCTATTTCCTGCGCGGTTCCAAATCTTCTCATGGGAATCTGCCGGCTGATCTGCGCCATACCGGAGGCGCCCAAGACTCCTCGGGTCATATCGGTATCAATAAAACCGGGGGCCAAACAATTGACCAAAATATTGAGAGGGGCCACCTCCAAAGCCAGAGCGCGCGTCATTCCCAAAAGGCCAAATTTACTGGTGGAATAGGCCGATCTTCCCGGTTTGCTAACACTTCCAAAAATGGAGGCGATATTTAAAATTCGGCCATACTTTTTTTTCTTCATCAAAGGAATCACACTTTGACACAACAGGAATGGAGCGACGACATTGACGGCATGAACCCGTTCAAAATCGTTGAGCGTGTATTTTTCCAACTCCCCAATCTTATTGATGCCGGCGCTGTTGATGAGAATGTCAAAACCGGTTTTTTTAATTTTTTTTGCCAATTGTTTGACTTGATCTCTTTTTGAGAGGTCACATCCCCAATAATCACTCCCGTGGGGCCCCGCACCTCTGGGTTTGCTTCCCACCACAGTGACCACCAGGCCATCCTGGCAGAGTTGGTCGGCAATGGCCCATCCAATGCCTCGGGTTCCGCCTGTTATCAATGCCTTTAACATGACGATGAATAACCGAAAACGTCTTCAGTGAATCTTGTTAATTCAGCTGTTTTTTTTAGATCCATGAGCGCCACCACCTTTCTAATTTCAGGGTCCACCATCGCCGCCAATTCTTCGGCCAAACCGGGTTTGAGACTGCTATTAAATACCGAAACGGGAACATCTTCCCATTCCGCCAAAGAATGTTTTTTGGTTTGTAATTTTTCAAGCGGGCAAAATCGGAAAGCGGGTCCTTTGGTGAACACTTCCACCGACCAGCGTCCGGCGCTGCCCCAATCGGCATGATAAAGAAAAGGTGTTTTTTGTTCCGACATCCCGGATCCTATAAATAAAGACCCACTTGGATGCCACGGCCAGGACCCCATTTGATTGACGTTCCATGATATTGGCATGCCAATGACGGCGTGCGCCAAACTCATCACATGAATGCTGTTGGCCACTCCCCAGCGTTGTTTTTCCATTTCCGAATACAAATTGAGGTTCAATTTATGAACGAGTTCCGTAAACGTATAAAAGGAAGAGGTTGCCCCTCCTTCCTGATGAATTTTGAACCGAGCTTCAACCACTGAAGGAAAAGCCACCCGATTGAAAGCCCCATAAACCAAGGCTCCCAGTTCATCGGCTTGTTTTGCCAATGAAAAAATTTCAGACGACCAGAGTGAAACGGGTTTCTCGCAAAGAATGGTTTTGTATCCCAACCGAAGCAGATGACGAACGCAATTCGCAAGTTCTCCCGTTGAAGTGGCCACAACCGCCACATCCTCCGCGGAAGCCCGGATGGAGAGTCTTTCATACCCTCCACTCGTGGCGACAATTCCTTCATTGATCAAAGGATCTAGTTTCGCTTGAGAACGAGAACAAACTGTAAGGTTTTTGGCTCCGAGAACTCGGAGCGCTTTTACATACTCACGTCCCATCACCCCATATCCCACCACCAGAGTTGGACGGTCACCCCAATTGAAAGCCTTCATTAAATCCGCATAAGCCGCGGAATGAAGTGGAATATTTGCGATCACTGACTTTTTTTATCTTCAGATTTAACTTGTGACACAGATACCTCCAAAATAAAATTCTGTGGAATTTAAACCGCTAGCAATATCTCGGAAATCAATGGAAGAGATGAATTGGTTGTAGCTTGACGAACAAATAATTCTTCCGACAATGGCTCTCCCCATTGAACCTTCTGAATGGCGTCCGAATATTCGCCAACCTCTGGTTCGCTATCATTAATCCTTTCAACCCCTTTCACACCAATGACAAAGGCCTTGTCGCAGCCGATGGTGGCTTCTGACAGAGCCCCACTGGGCGCTCCAATCACCCCATTGAAGTCACAAACGATGTCCAGAACGGAATTTCGCTGTGCTTCCAATACAAACGCCTGCAACTTCCTTTTTCTTAATTCCTGGACAATTTGTTCGACATACGGCTTCGTTTCTCTCGGGTGCGGTCGAATGTGAATGGCCAAATTCGGATGATACGTGACCACTTGAGAAATAAAATCAACCCACCGATTTAATATGTCCCTTTCTGAATTGGTCTCGCTCACATAATAGCTCCACGGCCCGCCCAATATGACAAGAAGACCTTTTTTTTCTTTAACCTCTCCACAACGACAATGCCCCATTCGTGGGTGATGGGCTAGAACAACCGGAACATGAGGGAATAAAACCTGAAGCGCTTCATAGGTTCTAGGCTCATAAACAACAATCTTGTCCACACGATCAGTGGCGAATAGAACCTTCCCTGATTTTTCATATGCATGCATAGGAAAAAAATGACCCGTTAATAATCCCGGGAAAAAATAATGATTGAGCGTTCGACGTACAACAGCTCTCCCGCGGTTTCTAAAACGGAGATAGAGAGGCAATTTGTTTTTATTAAATGAAAAAGGAGCGACTGTTTTTGTCGTATTCGTTTTCTGATATTCAACCAAAAGTTGTGTCGGTGTTTCTTTTTGCACAGCCATGACAGGCGCGTTCTGTCTTCTTGCGAGCCCAATCAAATAACGGTGCATCGGCATAAAATCAACATCCACAATGAGAAGATCCATTTTCCCCTGCGACAAAGACCGCAACAACCGGCCCATGGCCAAATGGTGTCGAACAATATATTTCGAATCCGGCACCAATGAAAATCCCGAAAGAATACCTTTGTCCTCCAGAGTTTTCAGGGTGTTGGAAATCTCATATCCCTCTGGGTAATCCAACAAAATCAAAAAAGAAGTGAAATATTCCGATACTTGTTCAATCAGCGGCAGATAGGCCGAGCGGAATCCATATTTGTTCCCACAAACAAAAACCGCGCGTTTTTTTTTGGTATCCACAAAATACGAGGGCGTTAATGAGAGGCCAGTGATTCAAGCGAGGGATAACGAACCCCAATCAATTGTTCGCAAAGGGACACATCTTTGCGAGCCTCTTCCAAGGTGGCCGCCACCGGAGACTTTTTACCATTCATGAAATCGACAAAAGCTGACGCTTGTTGGGTAAATCCGGGTTTTTCTTGAAGGTCAATATCCTCCAGAAGGATGCGCTCTTTCATTTTTGGCAAATAGCGGCGGATGGGGAATTCAGGCGTCGGATCAATCATTTCCATCCCTTCATAGACCGTCACCATCTCAAAGGGTTTGAGCTCAAAGCGTCGTCCTGGCCGGTCCAGCGTTAATGAAAAGTTACCGGGAGCCCCCCAATTCCCCGTGAGCTGAATGAGATCGCCACGCTGAGAACACAAAACGGCGCTAAAACCAATAACTTCCTGTTTATTATTTTTGATTTGACTCGAACTGCGAACATCAACACCATCAAAAATAAAATTCAACATATCAATGCCGTGACAACTGTTCTCAAAGAAGGGATAGAGATAGGATCTATTTTTATCATCCCAATTGATTCCCTCGGGCAAATTCATTTGCGCCACCAAGGGTTCGCCACTTTGAACAAAACTTTTGCACGCCTGAACGGTTCGGTAAAACCGTCTGTTATACGCGACCATAATTTGACCCTTTTTCAAAATCAAAGGATCAATGAGGTCTGGATGGAAAGAAACGGGTTTTTCGACCAAGGCAGGCAATTGGCGATTTAATACTTCCGATAAAACAGCGGCCGTCCCATCCACATGCGTCGCGACGAGAACTCCGTCAATATCCGCTTTATCCAGCAATTCCTGCCAGGAAGAATATATGTGGGGAATGGTATGTTTTTTGGCAAAGGGCTCAACCCGAGCGGATCCGGGCCGAGAAGCAACAGAAGTGACATCACAGCCAATTTTTCGAAAAGCACGCAAATGCCAATCAGATATGCCCCCGACGCCGATGATGCCGATTTTCTTTACGATATGGGCCATATTTCTTTTCCCACGTCGCTGTTGGGGTCCAAAGGCAAGGAGATGGACTTTTTCTCTCGCGCGCTCACAAGCGCTCCCACAACCGAAGACACCGCCGCAAACCCTACTTCGCCCGGACAATCACGGGGCCCTGTTTTAAAGGTATCGAGAACCGCATTTTTCATCCTCTGCTCGAAGGGAATCACGCCAGGCAAAACACCTTGAAAAATAATCTCAGAAGCGGGGCCGGTGCGGGTGATGGCCGGAAATTGCTTGACCATCGCCTTATCTCGGACGCGAATCACGGCCCCCAAATCAATATCCATTTCCAGAAGCGTGTCTCGAAAAAACACCCGGAGGGCAAGCCAGAGGCTGGACCTGTTACTGAAACTAATAACGGCCTCCCGCCCATCCGGGAACGTCCAAATCGCTGTTCCGCCAAACATCTGCAAATCGGGAGAACGGGGATTGATGGCGGCTCCCTGCGCTGTACTCAAAACTGAGACGGGGGATGCGCCGTACAATTCAGAGACGAAATCGATGCAATGAAGGCCATTGGTGGCCAAGCAAGTCGCGCCGCCGTCCACCGTGACGGACACAGGATCCCCCAAGCCCATTTTATTTGCGAATTCATAGAGAGCAGGCACCACTTTTGAAAACCGCATAAAGTGATTGACAGAAAGAGTCACATTTTTTTCCTGCGCCAGTTGAACCATCCGATGCGCCGCCGCGACTGAAGAGGCCATTGGCTTTTCACAAAGGACTCGCTGAACTCCTCGCTCCACAAGCTTTTCAAAAAAATCGGCATGAGAAGGTCCCCAAGAAGCGATCACCGGAACGCTTTGCGCCCAGATCAGTCCACTTTTGTCGGCTTCTTCCAAGCTGGACAACACACGCGCTTGAGGAAAATCTATCTGGGCTTGTTTGCGCGCCGCCTCTTTCGTGTCGATAATGGTGAGAGAAGCGGTCTCCCCCGCCAAGGATTTGGCATGACGACGGCCAATAGAACCGTAGCCGATGAGAACGCCGGCCGTCTTAACGGCCAAAGTATTCGATTGTTTTTGCAAGTGCTTCCGCCTTTTGCTCCGCCACCCCCAAATCCATATAGTTGGTTTTGAATTGAAGCAAAGCAGGTTGAATGGATTCTGCAATGGGACAGAGTCCCGCCGTGAACATCTGGTCGCGGAGTTTTTGGCCTTTTAACACCGGTTCCAAATAGTTGATCTTCCAACAAGCGTAAATTCCGTCTCCACCGAGATCCTTATATTTCTTCCTAAAACCGTACCAATCGACCGACGCGTTGGGATGCATCTTGAGCACATAGGTCCACCAGGAATGAACCGTGTCTTGTGGAACTTGTTGAGGAACCAGCCACTGACAGCCACCCCAGGCTTTTTCGAAAAGGGCCGCCACGGCTTGACGCTGATGAACAAATTCCTGAATTCGTTCCGTTTGAGCCAAGGCCACCGCGGCCGTTACCTCTGACATGCGGTAATTCCACCCCACCATCACATGCCGTTCATATTTTGGATCTTGAATGGTTTCACGAGTGACTTTGCCCCGACCCGAGGTGGCGCCAATGGAAGCATATCCCAACGTTCCAAACCGCCTGGCTTGAATGGCCAGTTCTTCATCATCGGTGATAAGAACTCCGCCCTCGCCCGAAGTCAAATGTTTGGACAACTGAAAGCTGTAGCTGGCCATATGGCCCCATTTTCCCACCACACGCCCTTTATATTTCCCCAAGAAACATTGCGCATTGTCTTCAATCACTTTGAGTCCCCGTTCAGCGGCGATTTTCATGATGGCTTCCATGTCAGGGGACAACCCAAAAATAGAAACCGGCATGATGGCTTTGGTTCTGGAGGTGACACATTTCAAAATAGACTGCGGATCAAGCGTGAATGTTTTGGGATCCACATCGGCATAAACCGGAATGGCTCCGCATTGGAGAACCGCGAAGGTGGTGCTCATCATGGTCAATGGGGGAACAATTACTTCAGAACCTGGAGTGACACCGCAAGCGATGAGCGCCGAATGCAAGGTGGCCGTTCCATTCACCTGGGAAATGGCGAACTTGGCGCCAAACGCCTCGGCAAATCTTTCTTCAAACCGGCGAATCATGCCGCCCGAAAGGCTGTTCCGAAATTGGGTATCCAAAACTTCCATCACATATTTTTTTTCCAGGTCCGTTACACGATCTATTTTTTGGGTCATGGATTGGGTGTTTAACATGGTTGCTCCGCTTTTACCGACTTGTGGTATCCCTCATAACGAATCGTCCCAGAATTGATCAGCGCCAACTGGGGCTCCAGAGAGAGAACGTCCAAAATATCCTGCATCAAAAAAATTTTCTTCTTTTTATAAAGGCGTCGGTAAATTTCCCTCGTAAAAGCCATGTCGTTTTCATAATCAATGGTCCAACGGTGTTTGGATAGGTCAACAGGGTGATAGAACCCTTGTTTTTTAAATTCCGAACCATGGTTGAATAAATAGGGCGTGACATGTTCTCTTTCTGAAGAACGTTTGGCGTTTTTCCAGAGGCGCTCAAGGCAGTTGAATGTCATGACTTCAATATCGATGCCTTCTGGGAAGGTGGACTTGATGCTCCCGTCGTAACTGCAGTTGGACACATAATCCAAATGGGGTTGGCCTGATTTGAGAAGAGCGACCGCTTGATCGATGACAGCGGGATCCTTAAAAGGATCGTCCGGTGTGATGCGAACAACAATATCTGTCCGATGTTTTAAGGCCGCCTGATAAAAACGGTCCAAAACATCGTTTTCAGAGCCTTGTGTCACCAACACCCCAATTTGGTTTAAATAGGCCACAAGCGGGGCGTCTGAATGATTCGATGTGGTGGCCACGACTATGTCATCAATGGAGGAAGCGGCTCGAACACGTTCAAGGACATGCCAGATCAGAGGCTGCCCCTCGATATCCATCAAAATTTTTCCGGGGAGGCGGGTGGATCCCAATCTCGCTTGAACGAATGCCGTGGTTTTCATGAAGGTAACGGAGCCTCTTGTTTCTTTTCATCAATCGCTTGCTGAAGAGTGCGCAGTTTCACTTCTTGATCGGGAGTCAAGCGGCGGACAAAATCTCCCAGTCCATTGGCAATTCCAAAAATAACCTGGGGATTGTGCACATTGTCGACCACCACCTCCCCCTCCCATCCCAGCAATCCCCCTGAAACCAAAGGAACGCCCTGCCATTCTCGCCGCCCCACGGTATGATTGAGGAGGCGTTCCATCTCCAATAGAGTGGCAACCATCCCTTCAAACCCCGCACGAATATCCACGCGTAAAATTCGAAAATTCCTTTCTCTTGCCACCGTGATGGCCTCAGGAGAAATACAGCCTTTCCCAGCATCAAGAATCAACGCCTTGTCATGTAAATGTTGGACCATCGTTTTGGTGATCACCGGCAATCCTTCTGTCATTCCGATTAATACATCGGCTTCAATCGCCGCCTTCTCATTGTCCGTCAGGCCCGTGACTTGGGCCACCGTGAAAGGCGGTTTAACAATATTGAGTGTCTGAACAAGAGTTTCTAATTTCTTTTTGTCCCGGCGAGTGATGACCACTTGAGCGCCGCGCTCCACTTCTTTCAAAGCCAATTTAAAACCCAAATTCCCCGCGCCCAGGATCACCACTTTTTTTCCACCCATACCCCGGATGGGGTCTTGTATGGATTGATTCAACAAAGCGTCAATCGATTCCACCGTTAAATCGTTTCCTTTGTATGTGAGAACCCGAGACCGCTTGGCGGCATCCCGTACAGCGCGTTCAATGTTTCCTTTGTCATCTATTCCGTAGACCGAAACATCAGGCCGCACTTTCTTTTCCGTGTCGACCAACAAATAATTCACCCGCCCATCCACCAGTCGCGCAATGGCTTCGGCATGATGCGCTTCATAAACGATGACGCTTCCCGCCACAAGTTTCGTCGTGTTGCGAATGGGGGTAAAGAAAAAACCATGTGAATCCACTTTCGTGGTGTTCCCAATACAAAAACCACTGAGTTTATTTTCCTGGCGGGCGATGGCCAGTACTCGTTCAAGAATATTTTCCAATTGGTCACGATGAGCAATATTCATTAAATATCCTCCCACGTGATGGGGAAATCCGCTTCGATGGCGTGACGCGCTGGTCGCCCCGCCACAATGTCCAAATAGACTGGTTGAAGCCCCCCACCAGGCCCCTTGATGGCAATCGCGTCCCTTTCAATGATTTGTCCTTTGGCAATGGGGACTTTCGCATAGAGACTTTTTCGTTGAGCATTGATGGTGTCATACTCGTTGGGTTGAATCCGTTTTACTCCGTCTCCGAGAATTTGGTTGATCTGTCCCGCTGTTCGGACCAAAACTTTCATCTCTTCAGGCTCGGAAGAAAAGACATGGTCAGGCCCTTCGAGCATTCGATCCAAAGTGAAATGTCGCTCGATGGCATTGGCTCCGATGGCCATCGCCAACTGAGACACCGTAACCCCCAACGTGTGATCGGAAAAACCAACAGGAACGCGAAAAGATTTCTTGAGTGTTTCGATGACACGCAAATTCATGCTCTCCGGGGCGGCGGGGTAAGAAGACACACAATGAAGCAGAATGACATTGGCGTTCCCTTCCGATTTGACCGCTTCAAGCGCTTCTTCAATTTGACCGATGGTGGACATGCCTGTCGATAAGATGAGAGGTTTTTTTGTGGAAGCCACTTTTTTAAGGAGGGGAATATTGACCAAATCAAAAGAAGCCAATTTATAAAACGGGGTCCCCACCGATTCCAGCAACTCAACGCTGCCTTCATCGAAGGGAGTAGAAAAAATCAATATCCCTTTGTTCTTCGCGTAATCAAATAAATGGACATGGTCTTCTTTTTTTAACTCGTGGCGCTGAAACATCTCAAGCAATGTTTCCTCTGTTCCAATGACAGTCTCCGCATATTTCATCTTTTTGACTTTTCCAGAGATGCGGTTGGCGCTCTGATAGGTTTGAAATTTAACCGCATCCACCCCGGCCTCAACCGCTTTGTCAATGAGTCGCAAGGCCATCTCCAAACTTCCGTTGTGGTTCAGGCCTGCTTCCGCGATGATGAACGGTTTATGCCCATCTCCCACGGCCCGCCCCGCCAACTCCACCACTTCGTTTAGTTTGGTCACGTTTTGTTTACGCTTGACCTGGGAAAAATCGGAATATTGATTGGTCAGAATATCCACCAAATCAAACGCCTTTTGAAAAAGAATTTGACTGTCCGCATAACTGAATTCCCCAGTGGTTCCAATGGTATAGAGTTGATTGTACTCTCCCAACCGGCTTTGAGCGTTGGCCAAATCATGCTGATAATCTTTGCGAAGAAGCGGGTACACCGCCGATTGGCGATGGATGGAGGTGGCCAAAATTTCTTCTTTTTTGGCGAGACCCGTTTTCAAAAAATCATTCAAAGCCCGATCCACAAGCGCCTGATCACTTTGTCGGTCCAGTTCGTCATCTTTGCTGTAAGCAATTTCCAGCGTTACGCAGGTTTTACCTGGCACTGCTGTGTCACGAGAGAGTTTCTTTTGTTCGCTGATTCGGTTGAAAATAAGTTCGGGGGCGTCATAGTAAAGCCAATGTAATTTATCAGGAATCGCATATTCTTTGTTGATGGCGATAAACACCGAAATAATGCCACGGAAGGTCAAAGGGCATGCAAAACCCAATAACTGAGACATCACATTAATGGGAATTGTTGAAATCACAACATCTTGAGTGCCAACGGAAAGATTGCGCCCGTTTTTTAGTTTGAGTTCTAAAATTTCATGACCTTTCGTGGTCACACCCACCACGGGTTCGGACAAATGGATTTTCCCACCCAGCTTTACGATCCGTTTTTGAATTTCATCATAAACACAACCCGTCCCGAATTTACCCGCCGCGTTCCATTGACCATGATAAAAAGCCGTGTCTTTTTGCCGCAGTTCCACACGTTTGGGCGCCCAGAGCGGCGTCATTTCATCGGTTGAAAGACCCCACACTTTTTTTGGGTAACGCTCAAAAAACATCTCTTGCAAGGTGGGCCCCACCAAAGCCCGAATGTATTCTTTATAACTCCGCGCTTTGGTTCGGTCGAGCGCGTTGGCTTGTTCGAGTTCCGTGATCACGCGACGCGCCACTTCTTTGGGGTATTTGGCGATGCTCTCGTATGAAAGCGGATAAGGATAGTATTCGTCAAAGTTTTTACCTTTCACGTTGCAACAACGGTAATCATCTTTGACGAACAAATCCCCAAACTCACTCTCCCAAAATTCTGCCATTTGGGGGTCCGGCGTGTGAAAAAGGTGGGGACCCACAT
Above is a window of Elusimicrobiota bacterium DNA encoding:
- the aroB_2 gene encoding 3-dehydroquinate synthase is translated as MEASRVLENLTIQSHRGPYTVRFSSGFTGLENGLSGRDHLIIDERVAKLFQEPLGKALAGPSVLIIEALEQNKSLEKIPAYITHLLDKGIHRDHRLIVVGGGIVQDIGAFIASCLLRGVAWTFYPTTLLAQADSCIGSKSSINIGAYKNQVGTFTPPSEVVVPACALDTLNEREIRSGIGEMIKVHIISSWDDARKISEQSDYLLTDRNILMKTLRRSLEIKKRVIEIDEFDRHERLVMNYGHTFGHAIESATEYAVPHGIAVTLGMDLANTISVELGFLDKKDFDELHPVIAANYKGFEHVDIPEQKFFAALKKDKKNLGSDISMILLSGPGRLFVHKAPLDARLESLCQRFFENLGRVKVS
- the fabG_4 gene encoding 3-oxoacyl-[acyl-carrier-protein] reductase FabG, with amino-acid sequence MLKALITGGTRGIGWAIADQLCQDGLVVTVVGSKPRGAGPHGSDYWGCDLSKRDQVKQLAKKIKKTGFDILINSAGINKIGELEKYTLNDFERVHAVNVVAPFLLCQSVIPLMKKKKYGRILNIASIFGSVSKPGRSAYSTSKFGLLGMTRALALEVAPLNILVNCLAPGFIDTDMTRGVLGASGMAQISRQIPMRRFGTAQEIAKVAGFLVSNDNSYITGQMIVADGGFTSA
- the iolG_7 gene encoding Inositol 2-dehydrogenase/D-chiro-inositol 3-dehydrogenase, whose product is MAHIVKKIGIIGVGGISDWHLRAFRKIGCDVTSVASRPGSARVEPFAKKHTIPHIYSSWQELLDKADIDGVLVATHVDGTAAVLSEVLNRQLPALVEKPVSFHPDLIDPLILKKGQIMVAYNRRFYRTVQACKSFVQSGEPLVAQMNLPEGINWDDKNRSYLYPFFENSCHGIDMLNFIFDGVDVRSSSQIKNNKQEVIGFSAVLCSQRGDLIQLTGNWGAPGNFSLTLDRPGRRFELKPFEMVTVYEGMEMIDPTPEFPIRRYLPKMKERILLEDIDLQEKPGFTQQASAFVDFMNGKKSPVAATLEEARKDVSLCEQLIGVRYPSLESLASH
- the iolG_8 gene encoding Inositol 2-dehydrogenase/D-chiro-inositol 3-dehydrogenase encodes the protein MAVKTAGVLIGYGSIGRRHAKSLAGETASLTIIDTKEAARKQAQIDFPQARVLSSLEEADKSGLIWAQSVPVIASWGPSHADFFEKLVERGVQRVLCEKPMASSVAAAHRMVQLAQEKNVTLSVNHFMRFSKVVPALYEFANKMGLGDPVSVTVDGGATCLATNGLHCIDFVSELYGASPVSVLSTAQGAAINPRSPDLQMFGGTAIWTFPDGREAVISFSNRSSLWLALRVFFRDTLLEMDIDLGAVIRVRDKAMVKQFPAITRTGPASEIIFQGVLPGVIPFEQRMKNAVLDTFKTGPRDCPGEVGFAAVSSVVGALVSAREKKSISLPLDPNSDVGKEIWPIS
- the arnB_2 gene encoding UDP-4-amino-4-deoxy-L-arabinose--oxoglutarate aminotransferase; translated protein: MLNTQSMTQKIDRVTDLEKKYVMEVLDTQFRNSLSGGMIRRFEERFAEAFGAKFAISQVNGTATLHSALIACGVTPGSEVIVPPLTMMSTTFAVLQCGAIPVYADVDPKTFTLDPQSILKCVTSRTKAIMPVSIFGLSPDMEAIMKIAAERGLKVIEDNAQCFLGKYKGRVVGKWGHMASYSFQLSKHLTSGEGGVLITDDEELAIQARRFGTLGYASIGATSGRGKVTRETIQDPKYERHVMVGWNYRMSEVTAAVALAQTERIQEFVHQRQAVAALFEKAWGGCQWLVPQQVPQDTVHSWWTYVLKMHPNASVDWYGFRKKYKDLGGDGIYACWKINYLEPVLKGQKLRDQMFTAGLCPIAESIQPALLQFKTNYMDLGVAEQKAEALAKTIEYFGR
- the kdsB_3 gene encoding 3-deoxy-manno-octulosonate cytidylyltransferase, with translation MKTTAFVQARLGSTRLPGKILMDIEGQPLIWHVLERVRAASSIDDIVVATTSNHSDAPLVAYLNQIGVLVTQGSENDVLDRFYQAALKHRTDIVVRITPDDPFKDPAVIDQAVALLKSGQPHLDYVSNCSYDGSIKSTFPEGIDIEVMTFNCLERLWKNAKRSSEREHVTPYLFNHGSEFKKQGFYHPVDLSKHRWTIDYENDMAFTREIYRRLYKKKKIFLMQDILDVLSLEPQLALINSGTIRYEGYHKSVKAEQPC